In bacterium, the sequence TTACATCCTCTGAGAATTGGCGCTCGAACATGTCCCGGGCTTGTTGTCCCATGGCATCTCGGAAAGGTCCATTCTGAGCCAGGCGACGTACTTCGGTCGCTAAGCCCGTAGGGTCGCCTGGTGCAAATAACAAACCCGTGGTTCCTGAACCCACCAACTCCCTCAAAGATCCAATATCGCTAGCAATGATCGGCAGCCCTGAACTATAGGCTTCCACGAGGGTTGCAGGGAAGTTTTCATAGACGAGCGACGGCAAAAGGAGCATCTTAGCACCCCTCATCAAACGTGCGATTTCTTCCTTCGGCTGTCGCCCCAACCACTCGATGCTCGGCCTTCGCTCCACTGCTTCAGCGACCAAGGCTGCCTCAGGACCATCCCCTACGATCTTGAGCGGTGGGAGTCCATCATGCTCTTGCCAAGCTTGAAGTAAGGTTGTCACTCCCTTCTCGGCGGAAAGCCTTCCAACATAAAGGGCATATTCCCCACCGGTCCCCACACCGTAGTCGGGATGGATGGTATTCGGCTTTACCCAAATCTTGTCGGCAGGAAGGCCGCCCTCAACGAACTTAGATCGGGCAAACTCAGATAATGCAATATACCTATCAATAACACGATCCCACGTGCCCAACATTCGGTGAATTGCGGTTGTAGTTACGGCAGCAAGGCTCGCGGCATGGCTTCCGCGATAGCAGGCGCGCAGCACGCCTTCAAGGGGCAATGCCTTGCCCAGACATGATTCACAAATCGCCCCTTCCCTGAAGAACATGGCATTCACGCATAATAGGCGGTAGTTGTGAAGAGTCTGAACAACGGCAACACCCTCTTCTCTTGCCGCATAATAGCCAGCAGGCGAAACTAATGGAAACGTGTTATGAAAGTGAACCACCTGAGGACGCAGTGACTGGATACGTTGTCGTAGTTCGTAATACACAGTCGAGTTCCAAACGGTCTGTTGCATCATTTGGAGTGGAGAAAAGGTTGAGATGCGGTCATTGTGCATGATGTATTCAGAAACCTGCAGACCCCGCTGCCGAAGCATTTCCGCTTCGGTTGCAAAGACCCTATCTTCGCCCCCTGGCATCTGATAGAAATTGTGGACGAGAAGCACTCGCTCAATTGACATAGGGAACAGCTTTCAACATACGCTCTGTCGCAAAATTTTTGTTAAGCATCATCTTCCGACTCCCTGGAACCCGATTTATACATTTAAGAGT encodes:
- a CDS encoding glycosyltransferase family 4 protein, which produces MSIERVLLVHNFYQMPGGEDRVFATEAEMLRQRGLQVSEYIMHNDRISTFSPLQMMQQTVWNSTVYYELRQRIQSLRPQVVHFHNTFPLVSPAGYYAAREEGVAVVQTLHNYRLLCVNAMFFREGAICESCLGKALPLEGVLRACYRGSHAASLAAVTTTAIHRMLGTWDRVIDRYIALSEFARSKFVEGGLPADKIWVKPNTIHPDYGVGTGGEYALYVGRLSAEKGVTTLLQAWQEHDGLPPLKIVGDGPEAALVAEAVERRPSIEWLGRQPKEEIARLMRGAKMLLLPSLVYENFPATLVEAYSSGLPIIASDIGSLRELVGSGTTGLLFAPGDPTGLATEVRRLAQNGPFRDAMGQQARDMFERQFSEDVNYNRLMMIYREAITASAQEKGCTGEPSGTAHERSE